A window of the Trichoderma asperellum chromosome 6, complete sequence genome harbors these coding sequences:
- a CDS encoding uncharacterized protein (EggNog:ENOG41~antiSMASH:Cluster_6.2~TransMembrane:1 (o6-24i)~SMCOG1010:NAD-dependent epimerase/dehydratase) encodes MAHDLVLLTGATGFIGFRTLIFLLKAGYKVRAAVRNATGSEKIKAIKPIAQYESQIEYIIVPDITILGAYDDAVKGVKYVVHVASPFASPDLLESEFESNYIQPAIKGSTGILDSAAAIQGIERVVITGSYLSIAGFAVAGTDAVVDETHRSAVTVGPYPNWLAAYAASKALAFEATKEWMAKHKPSFDLITIEPVFVLGRDDTATRPEDLFRGPNGTLLGPLVGHPQPEPTMCCPVHVDDVALMHVRSLDPAIPGNEDYLSNSHSLENMEWEQSFDIIKKHYPKECAEGIFKVDTTERPKSLKVRIDSTKAEKTFGITFKSFEEQVLSIAGQYLELIGRK; translated from the exons ATGGCCCATGATCTTGTTCTT CTTACTGGAGCTACGGGCTTTATTGGCTTTCGAACTCtaatctttcttttgaaAGCGGGTTACAAAGTCCGCGCCGCGGTTAGGAACGCTACAGGATCCGAAAagattaaagctataaaaccTATTGCCCAGTATGAGTCTCAGATAGAATACATTATTGTCCCCGATATCACTATATTGGGCGCCTATGATGATGCTGTCAAAGGAGTGAAATACGTTGTGCATGTGGCATCGCCTTTTGCCTCTCCTGATCTCCTCGAAAGCGAATTTGAATCCAATTATATTCAACCAGCAATTAAAGGGAGCACTGGCATATTAGACTCTGCAGCCGCTATTCAAGGCATCGAAAGAGTTGTTATCACCGGGTCCTATCTTTCAATCGCTGGCTTTGCTGTCGCAGGCACAGATGCTGTTGTTGATG AGACCCATCGTAGCGCCGTTACTGTTGGGCCATACCCCAACTGGTTGGCAGCATACGCTGCTTCAAAGGCTTTGGCTTTTGAGGCTACCAAAGAGTGGATGGCCAAACATAAGCCGTCATTCGATCTAATTACCATTGAGCCAGTTTTTGTGCTTGGTCGAGATGATACTGCCACAAGGCCAGAGGACCTTTTCAGAGGTCCCAACGGCACGCTATTAGGCCCCTTGGTAGGCCATCCGCAGCCTGAACCAACCATGTGTTGCCCAGTCCATGTCGACGACGTGGCGTTGATGCATGTCCGATCTCTTGATCCTGCTATTCCTGGCAATGAAGACTATCTGTCTAACTCACACTCTCTTGAAAATATGGAATGGGAGCAATCTTTTGACATTATCAAGAAACATTATCCAAAGGAATGTGCCGAAGGTATCTTCAAGGTCGATACTACAGAGCGGCCGAAGAGTCTTAAAGTTAGGATTGACAGTACCAAGGCCGAAAAAACATTTGGCATTACCTTCAAATCGTTTGAAGAACAAGTATTGAGTATTGCTGGACAATATCTGGAGCTGATTGGGCGGAAGTGA
- a CDS encoding uncharacterized protein (EggNog:ENOG41~TransMembrane:6 (o25-48i55-78o84-110i122-143o163-181i202-223o)~antiSMASH:Cluster_6.2), translating into MMKFLIGTRSFGAGDDGISQTDLTIIIVFLSLALYNVIELLCIIWGTFKRYAGLYFWSFLIATLGIAFSCIGFCIKFFGPTSLGYFSCTLSLMGWVAMVTGQSFVLWSRLHLVLRNKRRLKIILWIIIFNGVVCHGMIIPLVYGSFSSNPEIFEEPYQVTERIEIVVFFLQETMLSSIYIYETTKLLRSGDSLGKRRSIRRVLKNLILVNILVIILDTTILVLEFANLYNFQISYKPFAYSVKLKLEFTVLNRLVELTAGGREPHANGHGESSSGSSGGRTNSDASDILENFNRNKYICGGGSYHAYARGGCSESSAQPTPSEIENGNVVMMTTAITVHREKVHDTEIQSQKSCDEKSSDDSTSGTSEDTAESSTVKSSSQTDLTKINSI; encoded by the coding sequence ATGATGAAGTTTCTAATAGGAACTCGCTCCTTCGGTGCTGGTGACGACGGAATCAGCCAGACCGATTtgaccatcatcatcgttttCTTGTCATTGGCGCTGTACAATGTCATCGAATTACTCTGTATAATCTGGGGCACGTTCAAGAGATATGCCGGGTTATACTTTTGGTCCTTCTTAATTGCGACGCTGGGCATCGCTTTCTCCTGCATAGGATTTTGCATCAAGTTCTTTGGGCCCACCTCGCTGGGATATTTCTCATGCACTCTCAGCTTGATGGGATGGGTAGCTATGGTCACGGGTCAATCATTTGTGCTTTGGTCTCGCCTACACTTGGTATTGAGAAACAAAAGACGACTCAAGATAATCTTATGGATTATAATCTTCAATGGAGTTGTCTGTCACGGCATGATTATCCCGTTGGTTTACGGATCATTCTCGAGCAACCCGGAAATATTCGAAGAACCGTATCAAGTTACGGAGAGGATTGAAATTGTAGTCTTTTTCCTGCAAGAAACTATGCTTTCtagcatatatatttacgAGACAACGAAGTTACTGCGGTCGGGAGATTCCCTTGGAAAGAGGCGGTCGATACGTCGCGTACTGAAGAACCTTATCCTCGTCAAtatcctcgtcatcatcctcgaCACAACAATTCTCGTTCTCGAGTTCGCAAATCTTTACAACTTCCAGATATCGTATAAGCCTTTCGCATACAGCGTTAAATTAAAACTCGAATTCACTGTCCTCAATCGCCTCGTTGAGCTAACGGCCGGAGGGAGGGAACCACACGCCAATGGGCACGGTGAATCGTCCAGCGGATCGTCCGGTGGTCGTACTAATAGCGATGCTTCCGATATCCTGGAGAATTTCAACAGGAACAAATATATTTGCGGTGGCGGCTCATACCACGCATATGCCAGAGGTGGATGCAGCGAAAGTTCGGCACAGCCGACGCCGTCGGAGATAGAGAATGGAAACGTAGTTATGATGACGACTGCCATTACTGTCCATCGAGAGAAGGTTCACGATACCGAGATACAATCTCAGAAATCATGCGACGAGAAATCATCTGACGATTCAACAAGTGGAACATCAGAAGATACGGCTGAGAGTAGCACGGTGAAGTCATCATCTCAAACCGATCTAACGAAAATTAATAGCATATAG
- a CDS encoding uncharacterized protein (antiSMASH:Cluster_6.2~SMCOG1034:cytochrome P450~TransMembrane:1 (o6-22i)), whose translation MFVALIFGVVTLISFIIYHQFFRKKYALLSLPPGPKALPIIGNLLDLPPAGTPDFQHWFKFKDLYGPLSSVTVLGQTMVIFHDKQAAYEVMNKMSLKTSSRPKTVFAYELCGFENYTSGRSYDATFRLHRKLMHQQAGTKLLAARFNEIQDVESGHLLQRILDDPENLIKHFKTEAGAIILKIVYGYSIDPHEADPLVELVEKMMENFSAAMTPMGNLVDIIPALQHLPNGFPGTAFKNTAQKMKKVNLDTVNIPYTFVEQQMANGTHHSSFVSGLIERYKDDKSNVGKLHQDNEEAIKWVAGILYGGGADTTASALSAFALAMVLFPEVQKKAQEEIDNVIGTTPNRLPQFEDEERLPYISAVAKELLRWFSVVPISTPHMADEEIIYGAYRIPKGSFLLLSSWWFHHDSQTYPDPFRFSPERFLEPRNEPHPDETFGWGRRICPGRYISNDNLFITIARLLATFNITKTTDEKGRLIEPRVEYMPGLVSRPANFPYAIAARSQKHAELIRSIEVNHPWEKSDADFLVFDRDQQPADEKIKYS comes from the exons ATGTTTGTTGCACTTATTTTTGGCGTTGTTACCTTGATCAGTTTTATCATCTATCACCAATTCTTTCGAAAGAAATATGCCTTACTAAGTCTCCCTCCGGGGCCAAAGGCTCTGCCAATTATTGGTAATCTCTTGGATCTTCCGCCCGCCGGGACTCCCGACTTTCAGCATTGGTTCAAATTCAAAGATCTCTATGGTCCCCTCAGCTCTGTAACAGTGCTGGGTCAAACAATGGTCATATTCCACGATAAGCAAGCAGCATATGAGGTTATGAACAAAATGTCTCTTAAGACTTCCAGTCGGCCAAAAACAGTTTTCGCATACGAGCTGTGTGGTTTTGAAAACTACACGTCTGGTAGATCGTACGATGCAACATTCCGGCTGCATCGAAAACTCATGCACCAGCAGGCAGGTACAAAATTGCTTGCTGCGCGGTTCAATGAAATTCAAGATGTAGAGTCGGGTCATCTTTTGCAGCGCATCTTGGATGATCCTGAGAATCTTATTAAACATTTTAAAAC CGAGGCGGGCGCCATTATCCTAAAAATTGTATATGGCTATTCAATCGATCCACACGAAGCTGATCCTTTAGTGGAATTGgtcgagaagatgatggagaactTTTCAGCAGCAATGACTCCCATGGGAAATTTGGTTGATATTATTCctgctcttcagcatctGCCCAATGGATTTCCGGGAACAGCGTTTAAAAATACAGCccagaaaatgaaaaaggtCAACCTTGACACAGTTAATATCCCCTATACGTTCGTTGAGCAGCAAATGGCAAACGGCACCCATCATTCTTCATTCGTATCAGGTCTGATTGAACGATACAAGGATGATAAATCCAATGTTGGAAAGCTGCACCAGGATAATGAAGAAGCTATCAAGTGGGTGGCAGGAATCCTGTACGGCGGAGGTGCCGATACAACTGCGTCAGCTCTGAGCGCCTTTGCATTAGCCATGGTCTTATTTCCAGAAGTCCAGAAGAAGGCACAGGAGGAAATCGACAACGTAATTGGCACAACTCCGAACAGGCTTCCTCAGttcgaagacgaagagcggCTGCCATATATCTCAGCTGTCGCCAAAGAACTGCTAAGATGGTTTTCTGTTGTACCAATAAGCACGCCCCACATGGCCGATGAAGAGATTATATATGGCGCTTATCGGATTCCAAAAGGGTCATTCTTGCTCCTCTCATCATGGTGGTTTCATCATGATTCGCAAACATACCCAGATCCGTTTCGTTTCTCTCCAGAGAGGTTCCTAGAGCCACGAAATGAGCCTCATCCAGATGAAACATTTGGCTGGGGCCGCAGAATATGCCCTGGCCGATATATTTCCAACGATAATCTCTTTATAACGATTGCGCGGCTGTTAGCAACGTTCAATATCACGAAGACAACTGACGAAAAGGGAAGACTTATAGAACCTAGAGTGGAATATATGCCAGGACTAGTTTCTCGCCCGGCGAATTTCCCATATGCTATTGCCGCGAGGAGCCAGAAGCATGCGGAACTCATCCGTTCTATTGAGGTAAACCATCCTTGGGAAAAGAGCGACGCCGATTTTCTTGTATTTGATCGTGATCAGCAGCCTGCAGATGAGAAGATAAAATACTCGTAA
- a CDS encoding uncharacterized protein (EggNog:ENOG41~antiSMASH:Cluster_6.2), with translation MESSTTSATSGIPATFFDICVICHKTFNKEYSFNRHVSYCAVSHNLNVVGARLKDQNAFMMDSFNSSQQKLFATRTAETRPFLWRTIGVEVKRLQDEVESATLLNLQNALQSIILFVIMAIVDQDSGTLSLAPNFFQVFKVLCGRSRDLLGGSCFVYPGEVLPNTTWEDWIYAETRRRIICVWFLISRILSIQSGGSSMPEYPMSLLPVVSNKTLWEARSITEWETEKALYDASDPMTSFDELVNAKRKSNQPYYRRKLETWDAGADKMAIMLNIAAELM, from the exons ATGGAGAGCTCTACAACAAGTGCCACCAGCGGGATACCAGCTACGTTTTTTGATATCTGCGTTATCTGCCATAAGACTTTTAACAAAG AATATTCATTCAACCGTCACGTCTCTTACT GTGCAGTCTCGCACAACCTCAATGTAGTCGGTGCCAGGCTCAAGGATCAGAATGCATTTATGATGGACTCCTTCAACAGCAGTCAACAGAAA CTTTTCGCCACTCGGACGGCTGAAACAAGACCATTCCTTTGGCGAACGATTGGGGTCGAAGTTAAGCGTCTGCAAGATGAG GTGGAATCTGCGACGCTACTTAATCTTCAAAATGCCCTGCAATCTATTATACTCTTTGTCATCATGGCAATTGTAGACCAAGATTCCGGTACTTTATCTTTGGCGCCAAATTTTTTCCAAGTATTCAAA GTCCTGTGTGGCCGGTCTCGCGATCTTCTTGGAGGCAGCTGTTTTGTATATCCAGGAGAAGTATTGCCAAATACAACTTGGGAAGACTGGATCTATGCCGAAACTCGACGACG AATCATATGCGTCTGGTTTTTGATAAGTCGCATTCTTTCTATACAATCTGGCGGCAGCTCCATGCCTGAATACCCAATGAGCTTACTGCCTGTAGTCTCTAATAAAACGCTCTGGGAAGCTCGCAGTATTACAGAGTGGGAAACTGAAAAGGCATTATATGACGCAAGCGACCCTATGACATCGTTTGATGAGCTTGTCAACGCAAAGAGGAAGTCAAATCAACCATACTATCGACGAAAACTGGAAACATGGGACGCAGGGGCAGACAAGATGGCTATTATGCTGAATATTGCGGCGGAATTGATGTAG
- a CDS encoding uncharacterized protein (antiSMASH:Cluster_6.2), which produces MAHNNEAPKGGASDNGHQKEPKFYTTSNGCPARKPESSPTASNMLLLRDFQLIDLLSHLNRERIPERVVHAKGAGAFGEFEVTHDISDICSIDMLNGIGKKTQCLVRFSTTGGERGSADSVRDARGFAVKCYTNEGNWDWVWNDVPFFFIRDPIKFPSMIHAQKKDPRSNLRDQTRFWNWVIQNPESLHMVMWLYSDYGTFSSYRHMNGYMGHAHKWVMPDGSFKYVHMYLEADLGYKNHSDEDIPHMTGSDPDHAARDLYDAIERGEYPTYTAKVQVIDPADVRKFGYNILDMTKHWDMGTYPADLGTVGARVFGKLTLNRNPENHFAEIEQAAFSPSHLVPGIEPSEDPMLQARFFAYADAQRYRLGVNYQQIPVNQPKNAFNPLLRDGAASVLGNYGSHPGFMTAEDKMQFRNFDSTSTPEHKKWLAEIASESSEKKEELDLMFARTFWTHLDDPQYEGWQDRMVRSLGRDIASVEMETRDQVFQTLKRIHNGLAARVEEEVEKRLAQAKSHL; this is translated from the exons ATGGCTCATAACAATGAGGCGCCCAAAGGGGGCGCAAGTGATAATGGACACCAGAAAGAGCCGAAGTTCTATACGACGTCAAATGGATGCCCAGCAAGAAAGCCCGAATCTTCTCCCACAGCTTCCAATATGCTACTTCTACGAGACTTCCAACTCATTGATCTCTTGTCGCATCTTAACCGAGAGAGAATTCCAGAGCGAGTTGTTCACGCCAAAGGAGCTGGCGCATTCGGAGAATTCGAG GTTACGCATGATATCTCAGACATATGTAGTATTGATATGCTGAATGGAATTGGGAAGAAGACACAATGTCTTGTTCGCTTTTCCACTACTGGCGGCGAGCGTGGTTCTGCTGATTCTGTTCGCGATGCTCGTGGGTTTGCCGTCAAGTGCTATACCAATGAGGGCAACTGGGATTGGGTATGGAACGAtgtgcctttctttttcatccgAGATCCCATCAAATTCCCAAGCATGATACACGCCCAAAAAAAGGATCCTCGCTCTAATCTGCGAGACCAAACGAGATTCTGGAACTGGGTTATTCAGAACCCAGAATCACTCCATATGGTGATGTGGCTGTACAGCGATTACGGCACTTTCTCTTCGTATCGCCACATGAACGGATATATGGGACATGCCCATAAATGGGTGATGCCAGATGGATCGTTTAAATATGTTCACATGTACTTGGAGGCCGACCTAGGGTATAAAAATCATTCTGACGAAGATATTCCACACATGACTGGCAGCGACCCTGATCATGCTGCTCGAGATCTTTATGATGCTATTGAACGTGGTGAATATCCGACATATACAGCCAAAGTGCAGGTTATTGACCCAGCAGATGTCCGAAAGTTTGGATACAACATCCTAGACATGACAAAACACTGGGATATGGGAACATACCCGGCCGATCTAGGGACAGTTGGTGCCAGGGTATTCGGCAAACTCACGTTGAACCGAAACCCAGAAAATCACTTTGCTGAAATTGAGCAAGCCGCgttctctccatctcattTAGTTCCCGGAATCGAGCCTTCAGAAGACCCTATGTTACAAGCGCGATTCTTCGCCTATGCAGATGCGCAGCGTTATAGGCTTGGAGTCAATTATCAACAAATTCCGGTCAATCAACCAAAGAATGCTTTTAATCCACTACTTCGAGATGGAGCTGCTTCTGTCTTGGGAAACTACGGCTCTCACCCAGGTTTCATGACTGCTGAGGACAAAATGCAGTTCCGCAACTTTGACAGCACGTCTACACCTGAACACAAAAAATGGCTGGCTGAGATTGCGTCGGAGTcaagcgagaagaaggaagaactGGATCTTATGTTTGCACGTACCTTTTGGACGCACTTAGATGATCCACAGTACGAAGGCTGGCAGGACAGGATGGTGAGAAGTCTTGGCCGCGATATTGCCAGCGTTGAAATGGAGACGAGAGACCAGGTTTTCCAAACCTTAAAGAGAATTCACAATGGATTAGCGGCTAGAGTAGAAGAGGAGGTAGAAAAACGTCTTGCTCAAGCGAAATCACACCTTTAA
- a CDS encoding uncharacterized protein (EggNog:ENOG41~antiSMASH:Cluster_6.2), translated as MPSHGASMNEQAIAAIVSNGWPGTKVESVTPLGAGKSFNNKIYFLKMQHANKMAALGEEDAVIKINGTLYDGDTQSAIPMDTFQFTHYDLFPRNILVTGSPPRITGIVDWEFPGFFPPVDEFLDDWLDGGDWPKEFYVAYLKRLEENGVATPAKSVRGDGWQKWHGGWKR; from the coding sequence ATGCCATCGCATGGTGCTTCCATGAATGAACAAGCCATTGCCGCAATTGTGAGCAACGGCTGGCCTGGCACAAAGGTAGAATCGGTAACACCTCTAGGAGCAGGCAAGTCGTTCAACAATAAAATCTACTTTCTCAAGATGCAGCACGCCAACAAAATGGCCGcccttggagaagaagacgccgtCATTAAGATCAATGGTACATTGTACGATGGCGACACACAAAGCGCCATACCAATGGACACGTTTCAATTTACTCACTATGACCTATTTCCTCGAAATATCTTAGTAACCGGGAGCCCACCACGCATCACGGGAATCGTGGATTGGGAGTTCCCCGGCTTCTTTCCGCCTGTCGATGAATTTTTAGATGACTGGCTGGACGGAGGTGATTGGCCCAAGGAGTTTTATGTCGCGTATCTGAAGCGCCTCGAGGAAAACGGTGTGGCTACACCGGCCAAGAGCGTCAGAGGAGATGGTTGGCAAAAATGGCATGGTGGCTGGAAAAGATAA
- a CDS encoding uncharacterized protein (antiSMASH:Cluster_6.2) yields MGLDSGISESRNHYEQREHDRPVKPSTDGIFQEQTSAETQRSDNHEIQQLIRQGLRSNPRSLPSLLLWDSVGLNLYEKITESPDYYLTRVEADVIRNNVDAIVQSIGANGVILELGSGSLSKTSIILGEFARREIPVTYFALDLCASSLAKSLESLRSYLGHSAFVTCHPLCMTYQDGVSWVANQQFLCGKRVTVLWLGSSLANEPMNDFQDLANGITTAYTNSSSTSNIQFLIGVDGNKDASSVSRAYDTSDGLSRRFTLNGINNVNRVLGADVLDAAKWTFEGAWNPQEEAFHTSIKSVEDQEVIIADERLQIPKGENIRFILSRKLSSNQFEEWLAGTALRVMTVWEHSKFNYGLYQLAPASKSML; encoded by the exons ATGGGATTAGACAGCGGAATAAGTGAAAGTCGAAATCATTATGAACAAAGGGAGCATGATAGGCCCGTAAAGCCCTCAACCGATGGCATATTCCAGGAGCAAACGTCGGCTGAGACTCAAAGATCCGATAATCATGAAATTCAGCAACTCATCCGCCAAGGCCTGAGATCTAACCCTCGATCTCTACCATCTCTTCTATTGTGGGATTCTGTCGGCCTTAATTTATACGAAAAGATCACAGAGTCTCCTGATTATTATCTCACTCGTGTCGAAGCAGATGTTATCCGCAATAACGTTGACGCAATAGTGCAGTCGATTGGAGCTAATGGGGTTATTTTAGAGTTAGGAAGCGG GTCGCTATCAAAGACGTCCATTATCCTTGGCGAGTTTGCTAGACGGGAGATACCTGTGACATATTTTGCCCTTGATCTTTGTGCATCGTCTTTGGCAAAAAGTCTTGAAAGTCTCCGTTCATACTTGGGCCACTCTGCTTTTGTGACCTGTCATCCCCTATGCATGACTTATCAGGACGGTGTTTCTTGGGTGGCGAATCAGCAATTTCTTTGCGGAAAGAGAGTCACAGTATTGTGGCTAGGAAGCAGCTTGGCAAACGAACCAATGAATGACTTCCAGGATCTTGCCAACGGTATCACGACTGCTTATACCAACAGCTCCTCCACGTCAAATATCCAGTTTCTCATTGGAGTTGACGGGAATAAAGATGCCTCTTCCGTTTCCCGTGCATATGACACGTCGGATGGGCTCTCCCGTAGATTCACTCTCAACGGTATCAACAACGTCAATCGTGTTTTGGGCGCAGACGTTTTGGATGCAGCCAAATGGACGTTCGAGGGTGCCTGGAATCCCCAAGAAGAGGCTTTTCACACAAGCATCAAATCTGTGGAAGATCAGGAAGTGATAATCGCAGATGAACGGCTGCAAATTCCGAAAGGAGAAAATATACGATTTATTCTCAGTCGCAAACTCAGCAGCAACCAGTTCGAAGAATGGCTCGCCGGTACAGCGCTCCGAGTTATGACAGTTTGGGAGCATTCTAAGTTCAACTATG GGCTCTACCAGCTGGCGCCAGCCTCGAAGTCCATGCTCTAA